One window from the genome of Oryza glaberrima chromosome 3, OglaRS2, whole genome shotgun sequence encodes:
- the LOC127767929 gene encoding pentatricopeptide repeat-containing protein At5g59600-like: MCPAKTSSWMRQLTSSSRQGHHGDVLRLFFTGVRLQAGSRGTVDPWPGAVPTALRACAHLADVASGRLIHALVLTRPTLASDAVAATALLDMYSKCGLVASARKVFDEMASRGDPVVWNALLACYARHGLPEHALALAVKMRGIGLCPDLVTWNIVVSGFALAGDDLMAGDLVGAMKDDGFQPDVVTWTSRVSGSVLNFQYGRARALFRAMMVAGGRVLPSSATISTILPAFANVADVKHGKEVHGYSVVAGVEQELTVSSALVDMYAKCGLVLEARRLFDKMPQRSTVTWNSMIFGLANSGHCQEAVGLFDRMLRDGAKPDHLTFTAVLTACSYGGMVEVGKILYRAMQVEYGVEPRLEHYACMVHLLGRAGRLDEAYGFIRAMPLEPDRFVWGALLGACRSHGNIELAELAASRLLAVEPDNAASCLLLSSALANAGKQDDVFKIKRLVKRRRLKKLDSCSWVETSL, from the coding sequence ATGTGCCCGGCGAAAACCAGCTCATGGATGAGGCAGCTCACAAGCTCTTCACGGCAAGGCCACCACGGCGACGTCCTCCGCCTCTTCTTCACCGGGGTCAGACTCCAAGCTGGCAGCCGCGGCACGGTGGACCCCTGGCCGGGGGCCGTGCCCACGGCCCTCCGCGCCTGCGCGCACCTCGCCGACgtcgcctccggccgcctcaTCCACGCGCTCGTGCTCACCCGCCCCACCCTCGCCtcggacgccgtcgccgccaccgcgctcctTGACATGTACTCCAAGTGCGGCCTCGTCGCCAGCGCccgcaaggtgttcgacgaaatggcgTCGCGCGGTGACCCGGTCGTCTGGAACGCGCTGCTCGCGTGCTACGCGCGCCACGGCCTCCCGGAGCACGCGCTGGCGCTGGCCGTCAAGATGCGGGGCATCGGCCTGTGTCCCGACCTGGTCACCTGGAACATCGTCGTCTCAGGCTTCGCGCTGGCGGGCGATGACCTGATGGCCGGCGATTTAGTCGGCGCCATGAAAGACGACGGGTTCCAGCCGGACGTGGTCACATGGACATCGCGCGTCTCCGGCTCTGTACTGAACTTTCAGTACGGCAGAGCACGCGCACTGTTCCGAGCAATGATGGTTGCCGGCGGCCGTGTCCTGCCAAGCTCGGCAACGATCAGTACCATCCTGCCCGCGTTCGCCAATGTCGCTGACGTGAAGCATGGCAAGGAAGTCCACGGCTACTCTGTCGTGGCCGGCGTCGAGCAAGAGCTCACCGTCAGCAGCGCCCTCGTCGACATGTACGCCAAATGCGGTCTCGTGCTCGAAGCGCGCCGGCTATTCGACAAGATGCCACAGAGGAGCACGGTGACATGGAACTCCATGATCTTCGGGCTGGCGAACTCCGGCCACTGCCAAGAAGCCGTCGGCCTCTTCGACCGGATGCTGCGCGACGGCGCAAAGCCCGACCACCTGACGTTCACCGCCGTCCTGACAGCTTGCAGCTACGGCGGCATGGTCGAGGTCGGGAAGATCCTGTACCGAGCCATGCAGGTGGAGTACGGCGTCGAGCCGAGGCTGGAGCACTACGCCTGCATGGTCCACTTGCTTGGCCGCGCCGGGAGGCTCGACGAGGCGTACGGTTTCATCAGGGCGATGCCCCTGGAGCCCGACCGCTTCGTCTGGGGCGCGCTGCTGGGAGCGTGCCGAAGCCATGGAAACATCGAGCTCGCGGAGCTTGCGGCGTCGCGCCTGCTTGCAGTCGAGCCAGACAATGCGGCGAGCTGCCTCCTGCTCTCGAGTGCGCTGGCTAACGCTGGCAAGCAGGATGATGTCTTCAAGATCAAGAGGTTGGTGAAGAGACGGCGTCTGAAGAAGCTTGATAGCTGTAGTTGGGTGGAGACTTCTTTGTAA
- the LOC127767930 gene encoding uncharacterized protein LOC127767930, with translation MAGDRLSWSGLLKWSLSYADGTRPSRAISEEERRWLAEAVERHMMVDVVSRMREIALLMSTPLSVLEAHGITPDDIEGLLAELQVHVESIDMANDLHSVGGLVPVIKYLRNSNARIRARAADVVTTVVQNNPTSQQLVMEASGFDPLLSNFTSDPDLTARIKALGALSSLIRNNKPGVSAFRLANGYAGLRDALTSESARFQRKALNLTNYLLSESHSDCSVFAQLGFPRLMMHLVSSDDLGVREAALGGLLELARDTTLGSRSLLADHDRLRWLLQARIERIRMMAPEDLDAAREERQLVDSLWITCYHEPSTLHVEGLLVLPGEECFEQPPDVAGRFFEPLRRSSARRAPSNERSDPGDGTGGGMMLLLGPSPGSRSNSGE, from the exons ATGGCCGGAGATAGGCTGAGCTGGTCGGGGCTGCTGAAATGGAGCCTCTCCTACGCCGACGGGACGCGGCCGTCTCGCGCCATCAG cgaggaggagcggaggtggttggcggaggcggtggagcgtCACATGATGGTGGACGTGGTGAGCCGCATGAGGGAGATCGCGCTGCTCATGAGCACCCCGCTCTCCGTCCTGGAGGCGCACGGCATCACCCCCGACGACATCGAAG GTTTACTGGCTGAGTTGCAGGTACATGTCGAGTCTATTGACATGGCAAACG atCTCCATTCTGTTGGTGGCTTGGTTCCGGTTATCAAGTACCTCAGAAATTCTAATGCTCGTATCCGAGCCAGAGCAGCTGATGTGGTAACTACAGTTGTTCAAAACAATCCAACTAGTCAGCAGCTGGTCATGGAAGCCAGTGGCTTTGATCCCCTTTTATCTAATTTTACGTCAGATCCTGATCTCACTGCCCGCATAAAAGCTCTTGGTGCACTATCCT CCTTGATTCGGAACAACAAACCAGGTGTTTCTGCTTTTCGTCTAGCCAATGGATATGCAGGACTAAGAGATGCATTGACTTCAGAAAGTGCAAGGTTTCAGAG GAAAGCACTGAACCTCACGAATTATCTGCTTAGTGAAAGCCATTCCGATTGCTCGGTGTTTGCACAGCTAGGTTTCCCGCGGCTTATGATGCATTTGGTGTCCAGTGATGACTTGGGTGTTCGAGAAGCTGCATTAGGAGGACTGCTTGAGCTTGCAAGGGACACGACACTGGGAAGTAGGAGTCTACTAGCAGATCATGACAGGCTTCGATGGCTTCTCCAGGCACGTATAGAGAGAATAAGGATGATGGCTCCAGAAGACCTTGATGCTGCACGCGAGGAGAGGCAACTCGTAGATTCACTGTGGATTACGTGCTACCATGAACCGTCCACACTTCATGTGGAAGGTCTTCTTGTTTTGCCTGGGGAGGAATGTTTCGAACAACCTCCTGATGTGGCTGGTAGATTCTTCGAGCCTCTGCGGCGAAGTTCGGCAAGGAGGGCACCTTCTAATGAGAGATCAGATCCAGGAGATGGAACTGGGGGAGGAATGATGCTGCTTTTAGGTCCATCCCCAGGCAGTAGATCAAACTCGGGGGAGTAA
- the LOC127765922 gene encoding uncharacterized protein LOC127765922, whose product MAAAHAHPLSLAVLPSSPAQATPLPLFLRYAALRRGGRCGGATRPLRLTRLRRGRAAAAAAGEVDAPMEQTEAMMRVAADDDSVTATVVSVLLTVAFVGLSILTIGVIYLSVTDFLQKREREKFEREEAERQKEEARKKRAKARGRKRKF is encoded by the exons ATGGCGGCAGCGCACGCGCACCCGCTCTCCCTCGCCGTCCTCCCGTCGTCCCCGGCTCaggcgacgccgctgccgctcttCCTGAGGTACGCTGCTCTCCGTCGCGGTGGGAGATGCGGCGGAGCGACGAGGCCGCTGCGGCTCACGAGGCTGCGCCgcggccgagcggcggcggcggcggcgggggaagttGACGCGCCCATGGAGCAGACCGAGGCCATGAtgagggtggcggcggatgaCGACAGCGTCACCGCCACCGTGGTGTCCGTGCTCCTGACCGTCGCGTTCGTCGGGCTCTCCATCCTCACCATCGGG GTGATCTACCTGTCGGTTACCGACTTCCTgcagaagagggagagggagaagtttgagagggaggaggccgagagGCAGAAAGAGGAagcgaggaagaagagggccaAGGCGAggggaaggaaaagaaagttctga
- the LOC127765099 gene encoding E3 ubiquitin-protein ligase RDUF2-like, whose amino-acid sequence MASSPVSYWCYHCSRFVRVSPSTVVCPECDGGFLEQFPQPPPRGGGGSGRRGAMNPVIVLRGGSLSGFELYYDDGSGDGLRPLPGDVSHLLMGSGFHRLLDQFSRLEAAAPRPPASKAAVESMPSVTVAGSGAHCAVCQEAFEPGASAREMPCKHVYHQDCILPWLSLRNSCPVCRRELPAAAAPESEADAGLTIWRLPRGGFAVGRFAGGPREQLPVVYTELDGGFSNGVGPRRVTWPEGDGHVDGGEGRIRRVFRNLFGCFGRSSRPESSSSQSRSG is encoded by the coding sequence ATGGCGTCTTCTCCGGTGTCGTATTGGTGCTACCACTGCAGCCGCTTCGTGAGGGTGTCGCCGTCCACGGTCGTCTGCCCGGAGTGCGACGGCGGCTTCCTGGAGCAGttcccgcagccgccgccgcgcggcggcggcgggagcggccggCGCGGGGCGATGAACCCGGTGATCGTGCTCCGGGGAGGGTCCCTGTCCGGGTTCGAGCTCTACTACGACGACGGCTCCGGCGACGGGCTGCGGCCGCTGCCCGGCGACGTGTCGCACCTCCTCATGGGGTCGGGCTTCCACCGCCTGCTCGACCAGTTCTCccggctcgaggcggcggcgccgcggccgccggcgtcgaaggcggcggtggagtcgaTGCCGTCGGTGACGGTCGCCGGGAGCGGGGCGCACTGCGCGGTGTGCCAGGAGGCGTTCGAGCCGGGCGCCTCCGCGCGGGAGATGCCGTGCAAGCACGTCTACCACCAGGACTGCATCCTGCCCTGGCTCTCCCTCCGCAACTCATGCCCCGTCTGCCGCCGCGAGCTaccggcggccgcggccccCGAGTCGGAGGCAGATGCGGGACTCACCATCTGGCGACTCCCACGCGGTGGATTCGCCGTGGGGAGGTTCGCCGGTGGGCCAAGGGAGCAGCTTCCGGTTGTCTACACTGAACTGGATGGGGGCTTCAGTAACGGCGTCGGGCCGAGGCGGGTAACGTGGCCGGAGGGCGACGGCCATGTCGATGGCGGCGAAGGTCGGATTCGCCGTGTATTTAGGAATCTGTTTGGTTGTTTTGGTCGGAGCAGTCGGCCGGAGAGTTCATCATCGCAGTCCCGTAGTGGCTGA
- the LOC127765881 gene encoding aspartic proteinase PCS1-like, whose translation MEASLVLLCLCVFLASGGEGRSPAGTVLPLQVRVQEVELEAPAANRLRFRHNVSLTVPVAVGTPPQNVTMVLDTGSELSWLLCNGSYAPPLTPAFNASGSSSYGAVPCPSTACEWRGRDLPVPPFCDTPPSNACRVSLSYADASSADGVLATDTFLLTGGAPPVAVGAYFGCITSYSSTTATNSNGTGTDVSEAATGLLGMNRGTLSFVTQTGTRRFAYCIAPGEGPGVLLLGDDGGVAPPLNYTPLIEISQPLPYFDRVAYSVQLEGIRVGCALLPIPKSVLTPDHTGAGQTMVDSGTQFTFLLADAYAALKAEFTSQARLLLAPLGEPGFVFQGAFDACFRGPEARVAAASGLLPEVGLVLRGAEVAVSGEKLLNMVPGERRGEGGAEAVWCLTFGNSDMAGMSAYVIGHHHQQNVWVEYDLQNGRVGFAPARCDLATQRLGAGA comes from the coding sequence atggaGGCGTCTCTTGTTCTGCTCTGCCTCTGCGTCTTTCTTGCGAGCGGCGGAGAAGGGAGGTCGCCGGCGGGCACGGTCCTCCCGCTGCAGGTGCGGGTGCAGGAGGTGGAGttggaggcgccggcggcgaacagGCTCCGGTTCCGGCACAATGTGAGCCTGACGGTGCCGGTGGCCGTCGGCACGCCACCGCAGAACGTGACGATGGTGCTCGACACCGGCAGCGAGCTCTCGTGGCTGCTCTGCAACGGGAGCTACGCGCCGCCGCTGACCCCGGCGTTCAACGCGTCGGGTTCTTCCTCGTACGGCGCGGTCCCCTGCCCGTCGACGGCGTGCGAGTGGCGCGGCCGCGACCTCCCCGTCCCGCCGTTCTGTGACACGCCGCCGTCGAACGCCTGCCGCGTCTCCCTCTCCTACGCCGACGCCTCCTCGGCCGACGGGGTCCTCGCCACCGACACCTTCCTCCTCACTGGCGGCGCCCCGCCCGTGGCCGTGGGCGCCTACTTCGGTTGCATCACTTCCTACTCGTCGACCACCGCCACCAACAGCAACGGCACCGGCACGGACGTCTcggaggcggcgaccggcctCCTCGGCATGAACCGGGGCACCCTCTCCTTCGTGACGCAGACGGGCACCCGTCGCTTCGCCTACTGCATCGCCCCAGGCGAGGGccccggcgtcctcctcctcggcgacgacggcggcgtggctccGCCGCTCAACTACACGCCGCTGATCGAGATCTCCCAGCCGCTACCGTACTTCGACCGGGTGGCATACTCCGTGCAGCTGGAGGGCATCCGCGTCGGCTGCGCGCTGCTCCCCATCCCAAAGTCCGTGCTCACGCCGGACCACACCGGCGCCGGGCAGACAATGGTGGACTCCGGCACGCAGTtcaccttcctcctcgccgacgcctaCGCGGCGCTCAAGGCCGAGTTCACGAGCCAGGCGCGCCTGCTCCTGGCCCCGCTGGGCGAGCCAGGGTTCGTGTTCCAGGGCGCGTTCGACGCGTGCTTCCGCGGGCCGGAGgcccgggtggcggcggcgagcggcctcCTCCCGGAGGTGGGCCTCGTACTCCGCGGCGCGGAGGTGGCCGTGTCCGGGGAGAAGCTCCTGAACATGGTGCcaggcgagcggcgcggcgaggggggCGCGGAGGCGGTGTGGTGCCTGACGTTCGGCAACTCGGACATGGCCGGCATGTCGGCGTACGTGATCgggcaccaccaccagcagaaCGTGTGGGTGGAGTACGACCTCCAGAACGGCCGCGTCGGCTTCGCGCCAGCGCGCTGCGACCTTGCCACCCAgcgcctcggcgccggcgcgtaG